In the genome of Tannockella kyphosi, one region contains:
- the rplR gene encoding 50S ribosomal protein L18, protein MAKQKSRNDIRLKRHARVRNKISGTPECPRLNVFRSNSHIHAQIIDDVNGVTLASASSVGLKLENGSNIAAATAVGTKVAEEAQAKKIENVVFDRGGYIYHGRVKALAEAAREAGLKF, encoded by the coding sequence ATGGCAAAACAAAAATCTCGTAATGATATCCGTTTAAAACGTCATGCTAGAGTTCGTAATAAAATTAGCGGAACTCCAGAGTGTCCACGTTTAAACGTGTTCCGTTCTAACTCTCATATTCATGCTCAAATCATTGATGATGTTAATGGTGTAACTTTAGCTAGTGCATCAAGTGTTGGATTGAAATTAGAAAACGGATCAAATATTGCTGCAGCTACTGCTGTAGGAACAAAAGTTGCTGAAGAAGCACAAGCAAAGAAAATTGAAAATGTAGTATTCGACCGTGGTGGATATATCTATCATGGACGTGTAAAAGCTTTAGCTGAAGCAGCTAGAGAAGCTGGATTAAAATTCTAG
- the rpsE gene encoding 30S ribosomal protein S5: MEQRKPRDNGPRKNGPRKNGPRKNGPRREEKEFEERVVTINRVTKVVKGGRKFRFAALVVIGDKKGRVGFGTGKANEVPDAIRKASENAKRNVITVPQVHGTIPHEVTGVYGSGRVFVRPASQGTGIIAGGPVRAVVELAGYTDILSKSLGSRTPINMVRATMEGLASLKTASQVAELRDKKVEEIFG; this comes from the coding sequence ATGGAACAACGTAAACCAAGAGACAATGGACCAAGAAAAAATGGTCCTCGTAAAAATGGTCCAAGAAAAAATGGTCCTAGAAGAGAAGAAAAAGAATTTGAAGAACGTGTTGTTACTATTAACCGTGTAACTAAAGTAGTAAAAGGTGGACGTAAATTCCGTTTTGCTGCATTAGTTGTAATTGGAGATAAAAAAGGTAGAGTTGGTTTTGGTACTGGTAAAGCAAATGAAGTACCTGATGCAATTCGTAAAGCATCTGAAAATGCGAAACGTAATGTAATCACTGTACCTCAAGTTCACGGAACTATTCCTCATGAAGTTACTGGTGTTTATGGATCAGGTAGAGTATTTGTTAGACCTGCTTCTCAAGGTACTGGAATCATCGCTGGTGGACCAGTTCGTGCGGTTGTAGAATTAGCTGGATATACTGATATCTTATCGAAATCATTAGGATCTAGAACTCCAATCAACATGGTTAGAGCAACTATGGAAGGTTTAGCATCATTAAAAACTGCTAGCCAAGTAGCTGAATTAAGAGATAAAAAAGTAGAAGAAATCTTTGGATAG
- the rpmD gene encoding 50S ribosomal protein L30, translating to MEKTMLSITLTRSPIGCLPKQRATLKALGLTKVNKTVEKQNNEFTAGMLKVVGHLVKVEEK from the coding sequence ATGGAAAAAACTATGTTAAGTATTACTCTAACAAGAAGCCCAATTGGTTGTTTACCAAAACAAAGAGCTACTTTAAAAGCGTTAGGGTTAACGAAAGTAAACAAAACAGTAGAAAAACAAAACAACGAGTTTACAGCAGGAATGCTTAAAGTTGTTGGACACCTAGTAAAAGTAGAAGAGAAATAG